From Bradyrhizobium symbiodeficiens, the proteins below share one genomic window:
- a CDS encoding AtpZ/AtpI family protein: MTQGTGHGGNGDRDRSSEEAALSERLGNLDQRLSELRDRRIKTEQPAGDGEDRAARASAMALGFRLSSELVAGVVVGAGIGWGFDRLLSTSPFGFIVFLLLGFVAGVVNVVRTAGAGQNRRGDS; encoded by the coding sequence ATGACACAGGGCACGGGACACGGCGGGAATGGAGATCGCGATAGATCGTCCGAGGAAGCTGCGCTTTCCGAACGGCTCGGAAATCTTGATCAGCGGTTGTCCGAACTTCGGGACCGCCGGATCAAGACCGAGCAACCCGCAGGTGACGGTGAAGACAGGGCGGCCAGAGCTTCGGCGATGGCGCTTGGCTTCCGGTTATCCTCCGAGTTGGTCGCCGGGGTCGTCGTCGGAGCGGGGATTGGCTGGGGGTTCGACCGCTTGCTGTCGACGTCGCCTTTCGGGTTTATCGTGTTCCTGTTGCTGGGCTTCGTCGCCGGCGTGGTGAATGTGGTGAGAACGGCGGGCGCGGGTCAGAACAGGCGCGGTGATTCCTAA
- a CDS encoding response regulator transcription factor: MQDTAKPGTRVLIVDDHPVVLSGCRTLFASDHSIRIDEATDAKSGHRAYVSKRPDVTVIDISLPDVSGFELMRRIRKDDPDAKIIMFSMNDDPAFVVRAVELGAQGYVSKGDDPRILLKAVRKVVAGDNFISPQLAEAVTFSGAAIKANPASQMTPRELEILRLLGRGDKIVEVAEALGISYKTVANTTSLLKQKLGAKNHSDLIRIAVEIGMN, translated from the coding sequence ATGCAAGATACTGCCAAACCGGGGACCCGGGTCCTGATTGTCGACGACCATCCCGTGGTGCTGTCCGGTTGCCGCACCCTGTTCGCTTCGGACCATTCGATCCGCATCGATGAGGCGACCGACGCCAAATCCGGCCATCGCGCCTATGTCAGCAAGCGGCCCGACGTCACCGTGATCGACATCAGCCTGCCCGACGTCTCCGGCTTCGAGCTGATGCGACGCATCCGCAAGGACGATCCCGACGCCAAGATCATCATGTTCAGCATGAACGACGATCCGGCCTTCGTGGTGCGGGCGGTCGAGCTCGGGGCGCAGGGCTACGTCTCCAAGGGCGACGATCCCCGGATCCTGCTGAAAGCGGTGCGCAAGGTGGTGGCGGGCGACAATTTCATCTCCCCTCAGCTCGCGGAAGCCGTGACGTTCTCCGGTGCGGCCATCAAGGCCAACCCGGCCTCGCAAATGACGCCGCGGGAGCTCGAAATTCTCCGTCTGCTCGGACGCGGCGACAAGATCGTCGAAGTCGCCGAGGCACTCGGCATCTCCTACAAGACCGTCGCCAACACCACGTCCCTGCTCAAGCAGAAGCTGGGGGCGAAGAACCATTCCGACCTGATCAGGATCGCGGTCGAAATCGGGATGAACTGA
- a CDS encoding F0F1 ATP synthase subunit A: MKIDPIHQFNIEPLFTLGHIGNHTIAFTNSSLYMLVTIAIISLLMLASGTQLVPGRLQSVAEISYEFVASTIRSTAGAEGMKFFPLIFSLFMFICVSNLVGIIPYTFTVSSHLIVTAALALLVFFTVLIYGVAKNGLKFFSIFVPHGVPGYILPLVMFIEVLSFFLRPVSHSVRLFANMLAGHIALKVFAGFVAMLGFSLGALGWVGGVLPLALTVALYALEILVAFLQAYVFAILTCIYLNDAIHPGH; this comes from the coding sequence ATGAAAATCGATCCGATCCACCAGTTCAACATCGAGCCTCTCTTCACCCTGGGCCATATCGGCAATCACACGATCGCCTTCACGAATTCGTCGCTCTACATGCTGGTGACGATCGCGATCATCTCGCTCTTGATGCTCGCCAGCGGAACGCAGCTGGTTCCGGGGCGCCTTCAGTCGGTCGCCGAGATCTCCTACGAGTTCGTGGCTTCGACCATCCGCTCGACCGCCGGCGCGGAAGGCATGAAGTTCTTCCCGCTGATCTTCTCGCTGTTCATGTTCATCTGCGTTTCGAACCTGGTCGGCATCATCCCCTACACCTTTACGGTGTCGAGCCATCTGATCGTGACGGCAGCGCTCGCGCTTCTGGTCTTCTTCACGGTCTTGATCTACGGCGTCGCCAAGAACGGCCTGAAATTCTTCTCGATCTTCGTGCCCCACGGTGTCCCCGGCTACATCCTGCCGCTGGTGATGTTCATCGAGGTCCTGTCGTTCTTCCTGCGGCCGGTCTCCCACAGCGTCCGTCTGTTCGCCAACATGCTGGCCGGCCACATCGCGCTGAAGGTGTTCGCGGGCTTCGTCGCCATGCTCGGCTTCTCGCTCGGGGCGCTGGGCTGGGTCGGCGGCGTGCTGCCGCTGGCTCTCACGGTCGCGCTGTACGCGCTCGAGATCCTGGTCGCGTTCCTGCAAGCCTATGTGTTTGCGATCCTGACCTGCATCTACCTCAACGACGCCATTCATCCGGGACACTGA
- a CDS encoding M16 family metallopeptidase, whose translation MSVEISKLASGLTVVTDKMPHLETAALGVWAGVGGRDEKPNEHGISHLLEHMAFKGTTKRSSREIVEEIEAVGGDLNAGTSTETTSYYARVLRADVPLALDVLADILANPAFEPDELEREKNVIVQEIGAAQDTPDDVVFEHLNELCYPDQPMGRSLLGTAKTLRAFNRDSLRDYLSTHYRGPDMVVAAAGAVDHKQVVAEVEKRFAGFEGTPGPKPQAAMFGKGGTKVVHRELEQAHLTLALEGVPQSDLSLFSLQVFTNILGGGMSSRLFQEVREKRGLCYSIYSFHAPYTDTGFFGLYTGTDPADAPEMMEVVVDIMNDSVETLTEAEIARAKAQMKAGLLMALESCSSRAEQLARHVLAYGRPQTVEELVGRIDAVSVESTRDAARALLSRSRPAVVALGSGRGLDTAVSFAEGLTRARAKARLH comes from the coding sequence ATGAGCGTCGAGATTTCCAAGCTTGCGTCCGGCCTGACCGTCGTCACCGACAAGATGCCCCATCTCGAGACCGCGGCGCTCGGCGTCTGGGCCGGCGTCGGCGGACGCGACGAAAAACCCAACGAGCACGGCATCTCGCATCTGCTCGAGCACATGGCGTTCAAGGGCACGACCAAGCGCTCCTCGCGCGAGATCGTCGAGGAGATCGAGGCGGTCGGCGGCGACCTCAATGCCGGCACCTCGACCGAGACAACGTCCTATTACGCACGGGTGCTGAGGGCCGACGTGCCGCTGGCCCTCGACGTGCTCGCCGACATCCTCGCCAATCCCGCCTTCGAGCCCGATGAGCTCGAACGCGAGAAGAACGTCATCGTGCAGGAGATCGGTGCTGCGCAGGACACGCCCGACGACGTCGTGTTCGAGCATCTCAACGAGCTCTGCTATCCCGACCAGCCGATGGGCCGCTCGCTGCTCGGCACCGCCAAGACGCTGCGCGCCTTCAATCGCGATTCGCTGCGCGACTACCTCTCGACGCATTATCGCGGGCCCGACATGGTGGTGGCCGCGGCCGGCGCGGTCGATCACAAGCAGGTGGTCGCCGAGGTCGAGAAGCGCTTTGCAGGTTTTGAGGGGACGCCGGGTCCCAAGCCGCAGGCGGCCATGTTCGGCAAGGGCGGTACCAAGGTGGTGCATCGCGAGCTGGAGCAGGCGCATCTGACGCTGGCGCTGGAAGGCGTGCCGCAGAGCGATCTGTCGCTGTTCTCGCTCCAGGTCTTCACCAACATCCTCGGCGGCGGAATGTCGTCGCGCCTGTTCCAGGAGGTCCGCGAGAAGCGCGGCCTCTGCTACTCCATCTATTCGTTCCACGCGCCCTATACCGACACCGGCTTCTTCGGCCTCTACACCGGCACCGACCCGGCCGATGCGCCGGAGATGATGGAGGTGGTGGTCGACATCATGAATGATTCGGTGGAGACGCTGACCGAGGCCGAGATCGCACGGGCCAAGGCGCAGATGAAGGCCGGCCTCTTGATGGCGCTGGAGAGCTGCTCGTCCCGCGCCGAGCAGCTGGCGCGCCACGTCCTGGCCTATGGCCGGCCGCAGACGGTCGAGGAGCTGGTGGGCCGGATCGATGCCGTCAGCGTCGAATCGACCCGGGATGCCGCGCGTGCGCTGCTGTCGCGGAGCCGGCCTGCGGTTGTCGCATTAGGCAGTGGCAGGGGTCTGGACACGGCGGTGTCTTTTGCGGAAGGATTGACGCGGGCACGTGCCAAGGCGCGTCTGCATTAG
- a CDS encoding GNAT family N-acetyltransferase, with amino-acid sequence MALFRLPSSGPAALAPRGNGLLLRAPQMSDFLQWAHLRETSRDYLTPWEPIWPSDDLTRSGFRRRLRRYSEDIAADRSYPFLVFRELDGAMVGGITLANVRRGIVQAGTIGYWVGQPHAHRGYMTAALRVLLPTLFGELNLHRVEAACIPTNAPSIRVLEKCGFSREGLARRYLCINGVWQDHLLFGLLHEDFRG; translated from the coding sequence ATGGCCCTCTTTCGCCTGCCGTCCAGTGGACCCGCCGCCCTCGCGCCGCGCGGCAACGGGCTGTTGCTGCGCGCGCCGCAGATGTCGGACTTCCTGCAATGGGCGCATTTGCGCGAAACCAGCCGCGATTACCTGACGCCCTGGGAGCCGATCTGGCCCTCGGACGACCTGACCCGCTCCGGCTTTCGCCGCCGCCTGCGCCGCTATTCCGAGGACATCGCCGCGGACCGTTCCTATCCGTTCCTGGTCTTCCGAGAGCTCGATGGCGCCATGGTCGGCGGCATCACGCTGGCCAATGTCCGGCGCGGCATCGTGCAGGCCGGCACCATCGGCTATTGGGTTGGGCAACCCCATGCCCATCGCGGCTACATGACGGCTGCGCTGCGGGTGCTGCTGCCGACGCTGTTCGGCGAGCTCAATCTGCACCGGGTGGAGGCCGCCTGCATCCCGACCAATGCGCCGTCGATCCGGGTGCTGGAGAAGTGCGGCTTCTCCCGCGAGGGCCTGGCGCGCCGCTATCTCTGTATCAACGGGGTCTGGCAGGACCATTTGTTGTTCGGCCTGCTGCATGAGGACTTCCGCGGCTGA
- a CDS encoding ATP F0F1 synthase subunit B (Produces ATP from ADP in the presence of a proton gradient across the membrane. Subunit B is part of the membrane proton channel.), which produces MFFDPETWVAIAFVILMVLFGYLGVFKKAMTALDHRAERIKAELDDATRLKQEAAKVLADYKARTASAEREAAEIIANARGEAERIATEAKAKMEDFVVRRTKTAESKIALAEAQAVADVRAAAAEAAVQAASTILSQSVKGSVADDLLAKGITEVRQKLN; this is translated from the coding sequence ATGTTCTTCGATCCTGAAACCTGGGTCGCCATTGCCTTCGTGATCCTGATGGTCCTGTTCGGCTATCTCGGGGTCTTCAAGAAAGCGATGACTGCGCTCGACCATCGCGCCGAGCGCATCAAGGCCGAGCTCGACGACGCGACGCGCCTCAAGCAGGAAGCGGCCAAGGTGCTCGCCGACTACAAGGCCCGCACCGCTTCGGCCGAACGCGAGGCCGCCGAGATCATCGCGAACGCCAGAGGCGAAGCCGAGCGCATCGCGACTGAGGCCAAGGCGAAGATGGAAGACTTCGTCGTCCGCCGCACCAAGACCGCGGAGAGCAAGATCGCGCTCGCCGAGGCCCAGGCGGTCGCCGACGTCCGCGCCGCAGCCGCGGAAGCCGCCGTCCAGGCCGCCTCCACGATCCTGTCGCAGTCGGTCAAGGGTTCGGTCGCCGACGATCTGCTCGCCAAGGGCATCACCGAGGTCCGGCAAAAGCTGAACTGA
- a CDS encoding secondary thiamine-phosphate synthase enzyme YjbQ, with the protein MTTEKRLARSAPSSVQATTIASSLLTVQTPGRGFTDLTSEAAKFIADVLARDGALTLFIRHTSASLTIQENADPSVLVDLATALSRLAPENAGWTHDTEGPDDMPAHVKTMLTGTSLHVPVLNGRLALGTWQAIYLIEHRRRPHRREVVLQFVGGNQ; encoded by the coding sequence ATGACAACTGAGAAACGCCTGGCACGTTCGGCGCCATCGTCAGTGCAGGCCACCACCATTGCATCGTCGCTGCTGACCGTGCAGACGCCGGGCCGCGGCTTCACCGATCTCACCAGCGAAGCTGCGAAGTTCATCGCCGACGTCCTCGCGCGTGACGGCGCGCTGACGCTGTTCATCCGCCATACCTCGGCGTCGCTGACGATCCAGGAGAACGCCGATCCATCCGTGCTCGTCGACCTCGCCACGGCGCTGTCCCGCCTCGCGCCGGAGAATGCCGGGTGGACCCACGACACCGAAGGACCGGACGATATGCCCGCGCACGTCAAGACGATGCTGACCGGAACTTCGCTTCATGTCCCGGTCCTGAACGGCAGGCTTGCGCTCGGCACCTGGCAGGCGATCTATCTGATCGAGCATCGCAGACGCCCGCACCGGCGCGAGGTGGTGCTGCAATTCGTCGGCGGCAATCAGTAG
- a CDS encoding F0F1 ATP synthase subunit C, which translates to MDPAAAKLIGAGIACIGMGGAGVGVGVIFGNYLAAAVRNPSAAQGQFGNLIFGFAVTEALGIFSLLIALLLLFVPL; encoded by the coding sequence ATGGATCCGGCAGCAGCAAAACTTATCGGCGCGGGCATCGCATGCATCGGCATGGGCGGCGCGGGCGTCGGCGTCGGCGTGATCTTCGGCAACTACCTCGCCGCGGCCGTTCGCAACCCCTCGGCCGCTCAGGGCCAGTTCGGCAATCTGATCTTCGGCTTCGCCGTGACCGAAGCGCTCGGCATTTTCTCGCTGCTGATCGCGCTGCTGCTGCTGTTCGTTCCGCTCTGA
- a CDS encoding F0F1 ATP synthase subunit B has product MAESHGGAKSPAAGAHTGAEGGHGGGFPPFESSTYASQLVWLAIFFVALYVIVSKLALPKVGGAIEARQNKIEGDLAEAQKLKDQSDAALKAYETELASARTRAQAIGNESRDKANAQAEAERKTLEEQLAAKLAGAEKTIASTRATAMSNVRGIAADAAGQIVQQLTGVVPDAASVNAAVDASLKG; this is encoded by the coding sequence ATGGCTGAAAGTCATGGCGGGGCGAAAAGTCCGGCGGCGGGCGCCCACACCGGGGCCGAAGGCGGTCACGGTGGTGGTTTTCCGCCGTTCGAGAGCAGCACCTACGCTTCACAGCTGGTGTGGCTCGCGATCTTCTTCGTCGCGCTTTATGTGATCGTGTCCAAGCTTGCTCTGCCGAAGGTCGGCGGTGCGATCGAGGCGCGCCAGAACAAGATCGAGGGTGACCTCGCCGAAGCGCAGAAGCTGAAGGACCAGTCCGACGCGGCGCTGAAGGCCTATGAAACCGAGCTCGCTTCGGCGCGCACACGGGCACAGGCGATCGGCAACGAATCCCGCGACAAGGCGAATGCGCAGGCGGAAGCCGAGCGCAAGACGCTGGAAGAACAATTGGCGGCCAAGCTCGCCGGGGCGGAGAAGACCATTGCCTCGACCCGCGCCACCGCCATGAGCAATGTCCGCGGCATCGCGGCCGATGCGGCAGGTCAGATCGTGCAGCAACTTACTGGCGTCGTTCCCGACGCTGCGTCGGTCAATGCCGCGGTCGATGCGTCCCTGAAAGGTTAG
- the thrC gene encoding threonine synthase has product MTRYISTRGEAPELGFCDVMLTGLARDGGLYVPTIWPQLSTEAIAGFFGRPYWEVAVEVIRPFVGGEISDAELGRMANEAYATFRHPAVVPLRQMSPHQFVLELFHGPTLAFKDVAMQLISRLMDHVLAKRGQRTTIVVATSGDTGGAAVDAFAGLENVDLIVLFPHGRISQVQQRMMTTTGAANVHALAIEGNFDDCQALVKGMFNNHRFRDATSLSGVNSINWARIVAQVVYYFTAAVAVGAPARAVDFVVPTGNFGDIFAGYVAKRMGLPVRTLRIAANFNDILARTLKTGIYEVREVHATASPSMDIQISSNFERLLFEAGKRDAAGVRRLMEQLKQSGRFVLPDATLAAIREEFDAGRADETETAAAIRAAWREAGELVDPHTAVALAVADRDTTDTRVPSIVLSTAHPAKFPDAVEAACGQRPQLPAWLDGLMTKSEHMKVMKNDQAEVERFVLSVSRAAKQGVAG; this is encoded by the coding sequence TTGACTCGTTATATCTCGACCCGGGGCGAGGCCCCCGAACTCGGCTTCTGCGACGTGATGCTGACAGGGCTTGCCCGCGACGGCGGCCTGTACGTGCCGACCATCTGGCCGCAACTCTCCACCGAAGCCATCGCCGGCTTCTTCGGCCGCCCCTATTGGGAGGTCGCGGTCGAGGTGATCCGTCCCTTCGTCGGCGGCGAGATTTCGGATGCCGAACTCGGCCGCATGGCGAACGAGGCCTATGCAACCTTTCGCCATCCGGCGGTGGTGCCGCTGCGCCAGATGTCGCCGCACCAGTTCGTGCTGGAGCTGTTCCACGGTCCGACGCTCGCCTTCAAGGACGTGGCGATGCAGCTGATCTCGCGGCTGATGGACCATGTGCTTGCCAAGCGTGGCCAACGTACCACCATCGTGGTCGCGACCTCAGGCGACACCGGCGGTGCCGCGGTCGATGCGTTTGCGGGACTGGAGAATGTCGACCTCATCGTGCTGTTTCCGCACGGCCGTATCTCCCAGGTGCAGCAGCGGATGATGACGACGACGGGCGCGGCCAATGTCCACGCACTCGCCATCGAAGGCAATTTCGACGACTGCCAGGCCCTCGTGAAGGGGATGTTCAACAACCATCGCTTCCGCGATGCGACCTCGCTCTCCGGCGTCAATTCCATCAACTGGGCGCGCATCGTCGCCCAAGTGGTCTATTATTTCACCGCTGCCGTCGCCGTCGGTGCGCCGGCGCGCGCGGTGGATTTCGTCGTGCCGACCGGCAATTTCGGTGACATCTTCGCCGGCTACGTCGCCAAGCGGATGGGGTTGCCGGTGCGGACCTTGCGCATCGCCGCCAATTTCAACGACATCCTGGCGCGCACGCTGAAGACGGGGATCTATGAGGTGCGCGAGGTGCACGCGACGGCATCGCCCTCGATGGACATCCAGATCTCGTCGAATTTCGAGCGGCTGCTGTTCGAAGCCGGCAAACGCGATGCTGCGGGTGTGCGCCGCCTGATGGAGCAGCTGAAGCAGTCCGGACGTTTCGTGCTGCCCGATGCGACGCTGGCCGCGATCCGCGAGGAGTTCGACGCAGGTCGCGCCGACGAGACCGAGACCGCGGCTGCGATCCGCGCCGCCTGGCGCGAGGCGGGCGAGCTGGTCGATCCCCATACGGCGGTGGCGCTCGCCGTGGCCGACCGCGACACCACCGATACGCGGGTGCCGAGCATCGTGCTCTCCACCGCCCATCCGGCCAAATTCCCCGATGCCGTCGAAGCGGCCTGCGGCCAGCGGCCGCAACTGCCGGCCTGGCTCGACGGATTGATGACCAAATCCGAACACATGAAGGTGATGAAGAACGATCAGGCCGAGGTCGAGCGGTTCGTGCTGTCGGTCAGCCGCGCCGCAAAGCAAGGAGTTGCCGGATGA